In Streptomyces sp. NBC_00448, the following are encoded in one genomic region:
- a CDS encoding extracellular solute-binding protein: MRSRLLSGAAALLISISGLTGLTACGSSSGSGSGDDAGPARLTVWIMRDSVAAPVLKAFTADFEKAHPGTTLDIQIQEWDGIGAKIVSALAGNDAPDVIEVGNTQVAQYAASGGVDDLTGKVADLHGSDWIPGLAEPGKIDGKQYGIPWYAANRVVIYNKDLFAKAGITAPPKTRAEWITDTTKLDTGGNQGIYLPGQSWYTYAGFLWDEGGDLATKSGGTWSGGLDTPQARAATAFYRQLQALGQGPKDSDEAKPLQANAFAKGDVAQIISTPGGAAAITEADPALKGKLGFFPIPGKTADRPGAVFTGGSDLVIPQASRHQAMAYQVVKALAGTTWQTRIAKAMSYVPNRTSLAGVLKGDPGASAMAAGAADGHATPNSPNWAAVEADNPIKQYLTQVLTGADPAKAGRTASEAITKALNTSS; this comes from the coding sequence GTGAGATCCAGACTGCTTTCCGGCGCCGCGGCGCTCCTCATCAGCATCAGTGGCCTCACCGGTCTCACCGCGTGCGGCTCCTCCTCCGGTTCCGGCTCCGGCGACGACGCCGGACCGGCCCGGCTCACCGTGTGGATCATGCGCGACAGCGTGGCCGCCCCGGTGCTCAAGGCGTTCACCGCGGACTTCGAGAAGGCCCACCCCGGCACCACCCTCGACATCCAGATCCAGGAGTGGGACGGCATCGGCGCCAAGATCGTCAGCGCGCTGGCCGGCAACGACGCCCCCGACGTCATCGAGGTGGGCAACACCCAGGTCGCCCAGTACGCGGCCAGCGGCGGCGTGGACGACCTCACCGGCAAGGTCGCCGACCTGCACGGCTCGGACTGGATACCCGGCCTCGCCGAGCCCGGGAAGATCGACGGCAAGCAGTACGGCATCCCGTGGTACGCCGCCAACCGCGTGGTCATCTACAACAAGGACCTCTTCGCCAAGGCCGGCATCACGGCGCCGCCGAAGACCCGCGCCGAGTGGATCACCGACACCACGAAGCTCGACACCGGCGGAAACCAGGGCATCTACCTGCCGGGGCAGTCCTGGTACACGTACGCCGGCTTCCTGTGGGACGAGGGCGGCGACCTCGCCACCAAGAGCGGCGGGACCTGGAGCGGCGGTCTGGACACCCCGCAGGCGCGGGCCGCGACGGCCTTCTACCGGCAGCTCCAGGCGCTCGGTCAGGGCCCGAAGGACTCCGACGAGGCCAAGCCGCTCCAGGCGAACGCCTTCGCCAAGGGCGACGTCGCGCAGATCATCTCCACCCCCGGCGGCGCCGCCGCCATCACGGAGGCCGACCCCGCGCTCAAGGGGAAGCTCGGCTTCTTCCCGATCCCCGGCAAGACCGCCGACCGGCCCGGCGCGGTCTTCACCGGCGGCTCCGACCTGGTCATCCCGCAGGCGTCCCGGCACCAGGCGATGGCCTACCAGGTGGTCAAGGCGCTGGCGGGCACCACGTGGCAGACGCGGATCGCCAAGGCCATGAGCTACGTCCCCAACCGCACCTCGCTGGCGGGGGTGTTGAAGGGCGACCCGGGCGCCTCCGCGATGGCGGCCGGCGCGGCCGACGGGCACGCCACTCCCAACTCCCCCAACTGGGCGGCGGTCGAGGCGGACAACCCGATCAAGCAGTACCTCACCCAGGTGCTCACCGGCGCCGACCCGGCGAAGGCGGGCAGGACCGCGTCGGAGGCCATCACCAAGGCACTCAACACCTCGTCCTGA
- a CDS encoding GntR family transcriptional regulator codes for MASEPPRLALKRERVRDYLMELVESRAPGDPIPSERTLCDQLGVSRPTLRSAVDELVTNGLLLREHGRGMFVARAKITQELAQDHDVLRLPQASGTWTSRVLEFATVRAGARVGRKLHLSPAADVVYIARLRLVDGEPMAIEYLHVPAALVPGLAPADMESGDFYDTLRDQHGVRVHEAVQSIEPTVTNEEEASLIGVPVLSPALLFERLTHDETGRPVEYVHSVYRGDRYRIVSRLTLSHSATAWRYTGPPG; via the coding sequence ATGGCCAGCGAGCCGCCGCGCCTGGCGCTGAAACGCGAACGTGTCCGTGACTACCTCATGGAACTCGTCGAGTCCCGCGCCCCCGGCGACCCGATCCCCTCCGAACGCACGCTGTGCGACCAACTCGGCGTGTCCCGGCCGACGTTGCGCTCGGCCGTCGACGAACTCGTCACCAACGGGCTGCTGCTGCGCGAGCACGGCCGGGGCATGTTCGTCGCCCGCGCGAAGATCACCCAGGAACTCGCCCAGGACCACGACGTGTTGCGCCTGCCGCAGGCGTCCGGCACCTGGACCAGCCGGGTGCTGGAGTTCGCCACCGTGCGGGCCGGCGCCCGCGTCGGTCGCAAGCTCCACCTGTCACCCGCCGCCGACGTCGTCTACATCGCCCGGCTCCGGCTGGTGGACGGGGAGCCGATGGCCATCGAGTACCTGCATGTCCCGGCCGCCCTCGTGCCCGGGCTGGCCCCCGCCGACATGGAGTCCGGCGACTTCTACGACACGCTGCGCGACCAGCACGGGGTGCGGGTGCACGAGGCGGTCCAGTCCATCGAGCCCACGGTCACCAACGAGGAGGAGGCGAGTCTGATCGGCGTGCCGGTGCTCTCGCCCGCGCTGCTCTTCGAACGCCTCACCCACGACGAGACGGGGCGCCCCGTCGAGTACGTCCACTCCGTCTACCGCGGCGACCGCTACCGGATCGTCTCGCGGCTGACCCTGTCCCACTCGGCGACCGCGTGGCGGTACACCGGGCCGCCGGGATAG
- a CDS encoding SAV_915 family protein, which translates to MHVSQHQPSVAGVADESDGAAGRALYVPVRRGPAGDIVRLWRTPFGTRTAVAFTTDRRLRSVLGPTQPWIRLSESALRRLAEPLGARHVTIDPVLTARPPASWGAPEAPAPAPTRSTEPRAARPSRGALPVPPA; encoded by the coding sequence ATGCACGTGAGCCAGCACCAGCCGTCCGTCGCCGGTGTCGCCGATGAGTCCGACGGGGCGGCCGGCCGAGCGCTCTACGTTCCGGTGCGGCGCGGGCCCGCCGGCGACATCGTGCGGCTGTGGCGCACGCCCTTCGGCACGCGCACGGCGGTCGCCTTCACCACCGACCGGCGGCTGCGGTCCGTACTCGGGCCGACCCAGCCGTGGATTCGGCTCTCGGAGTCCGCGTTGCGGCGGCTCGCCGAGCCGCTCGGGGCGCGGCACGTGACGATCGACCCGGTGCTCACCGCCCGGCCGCCGGCCTCCTGGGGCGCGCCCGAGGCCCCCGCCCCGGCCCCCACCCGCAGCACCGAGCCGCGCGCCGCGCGCCCGTCCCGCGGCGCCCTCCCCGTTCCCCCCGCCTGA
- a CDS encoding TetR/AcrR family transcriptional regulator — protein MPRTPPDAQAATTAAGRSTAADSTAGTAPKRRLARGEKRIAQLLDAAAEEFAEVGYESATTNSIAARAGASPGTLYQFFPNKEAMARALAERCAAQLRAVFGFLRDPALGGMPIGELVDRMVDPMLAFSQASPAFRPLFAGTAPPARSVASLNTGAQQVMEAAVAAAAPHLTPANRQRSATVVVHIAKAILPALEGATACEQARLAQEFKTVLHGYLTGLAAVSETRA, from the coding sequence ATGCCGCGCACACCACCGGACGCCCAGGCCGCCACCACGGCAGCCGGCCGCTCCACCGCCGCCGACAGCACAGCCGGCACCGCGCCGAAGAGACGGCTGGCCCGCGGCGAGAAGCGCATCGCCCAGCTCCTGGACGCCGCGGCCGAGGAGTTCGCCGAGGTCGGCTACGAGTCCGCGACGACCAACAGCATCGCCGCCCGCGCCGGCGCCTCCCCCGGCACCCTCTACCAGTTCTTCCCCAACAAGGAGGCGATGGCGCGGGCCCTCGCGGAGCGCTGCGCCGCCCAACTCCGCGCCGTCTTCGGCTTCCTGCGGGACCCTGCGCTCGGCGGGATGCCGATCGGCGAGCTGGTGGACCGGATGGTCGACCCGATGCTCGCGTTCAGCCAGGCGAGCCCCGCCTTCCGGCCCCTCTTCGCCGGAACCGCGCCCCCGGCCAGGAGCGTCGCCTCCCTCAACACGGGCGCGCAGCAGGTCATGGAGGCGGCGGTCGCGGCCGCCGCGCCCCACCTCACCCCCGCCAACCGGCAGCGCTCCGCCACGGTCGTGGTGCACATCGCCAAGGCCATCCTGCCGGCGCTCGAAGGCGCGACCGCGTGCGAACAGGCCAGGCTGGCGCAGGAGTTCAAGACGGTGCTGCACGGATACCTGACCGGTCTCGCGGCGGTGTCGGAGACCCGCGCCTGA